In Triticum urartu cultivar G1812 chromosome 6, Tu2.1, whole genome shotgun sequence, the following proteins share a genomic window:
- the LOC125513507 gene encoding transcription factor MYB8-like: MGCRSCDKPKMNYRKGLWSPEEDQRLRDYILKHGLGCWSAVPAKAGLQRNGKSCRLRWINYLRPGLKRGMFSQEEEDVVINLQAKLGNKWSQIAMHLPGRTDNEVKNYWNSYLKKRVMQLGSNSSSNPASKNASPELLTSMSATTELIMTSGGGGGGSTATSTHDHDANISSSGAISATEPFVDHQHEQHHQQQARNYVFADWMPTAAAAAPGPESYSMSAHWPASTASSGNVTPSHGAFVGDQMSGSSYAALQHPHQHHQQQEHHHHQSAVTVAGAHASAGGMVAGGGYFDLLNMGDIYGGFSTTNDDLLF; the protein is encoded by the exons ATGGGCTGCCGGTCCTGCGACAAGCCCAAGATGAACTACAGGAAGGGGCTGTGGTCTCCTGAGGAGGACCAGAGGCTGAGGGACTACATCCTCAAGCACGGCCTCGGCTGCTGGAGTGCTGTTCCTGCAAAAGCTG GTCTGCAGAGGAATGGCAAGAGCTGCCGGCTGCGTTGGATCAACTACCTGCGGCCCGGGTTGAAGCGCGGGATGTTCTCTCAGGAAGAGGAGGACGTTGTCATCAACCTCCAAGCCAAGTTGGGCAACAA GTGGTCGCAGATCGCGATGCATCTGCCGGGGAGGACGGACAACGAGGTGAAGAACTACTGGAACTCGTACCTCAAGAAGCGGGTGATGCAGCTGGGCTCCAACTCCAGCTCCAACCCGGCCAGCAAGAACGCCTCGCCGGAGCTGCTCACGTCCATGAGCGCCACCACCGAGCTCATCATgaccagcggcggcggcggcggcggcagcacggCGACGTCGACCCACGACCACGACGCCAACATCAGCAGCAGCGGCGCCATCTCGGCCACCGAGCCATTCGTCGACCATCAGCACGAGCAGCACCACCAGCAGCAGGCCAGGAACTACGTCTTCGCCGACTGGATGCCgaccgcggcggcggcggcgccggggcCGGAGAGCTACTCCATGTCCGCACACTGGCCGGCCTCCACGGCCAGCTCCGGCAACGTCACGCCGTCGCACGGCGCCTTCGTCGGGGACCAGATGAGCGGCAGCAGCTACGCCGCGCTGCAGCACCCGCACCAGCACCACCAACAGCAggaacaccaccaccaccagagCGCGGTCACCGTGGCGGGCGCTCATGCCAGTGCTGGCGGCATGGTCGCCGGAGGCGGCTACTTCGACCTGCTCAACATGGGCGACATCTACGGGGGGTTCAGCACGACGAACGACGATCTGCTCTTCTGA